A genome region from Triticum aestivum cultivar Chinese Spring chromosome 2B, IWGSC CS RefSeq v2.1, whole genome shotgun sequence includes the following:
- the LOC123041460 gene encoding probable carboxylesterase 2 produces the protein MRYKYGNTSTELHVRRRTSLKLHARRAPNRLTMAKNSTATADAGDEIVHDFSPLLLVHRSGRLERPLAMPRVPAGHDAATGVVSKDVSLSPFSFVRLYLPPETGAGAGKKLPVLVYFHGGGFVIGSAASAAYHRCLNDLTAACAAVAVSVDYRLAPEHPLPAAYEDSLAALKWVLSTADPWLAERADLSRIFLAGDSAGGNICHHLAMHHDLRDAAGRLKGIVLIHPWFWGKEPIGEEPRPGRAEGVEQKGLWEFVCPDAADGADDPRMNPTAEGAPGLENLACEKVMVCVAEGDFLRWRGRAYADAAARARGPEPAVELFESDGVGHVFYLWEPATEKARELLERIVAFVRAE, from the coding sequence ATGCGCTACAAATACGGTAATACTAGCACAGAACTACACGTACGACGCCGGACGTCCTTGAAGTTGCACGCCCGCCGCGCACCGAACAGGCTGACAATGGCAAAGAACTCCACGGCCACCGCcgacgccggcgacgagatcgTCCACGACTTCTCTCCGCTCCTCCTGGTCCACAGGAGCGGCAGGCTCGAGCGGCCCCTCGCCATGCCGCGCGTCCCGGCCGGCCACGACGCCGCCACGGGCGTCGTGTCCAAGGACGTGTCGCTCTCGCCCTTCTCGTTCGTGCGTCTCTACCTCCCACCCGAAACGGGCGCCGGCGCCGGCAAAAAGCTCCCCGTCCTCGTGTACTTCCACGGCGGGGGGTTCGTGATCGGGTCTGCCGCGTCGGCCGCCTACCACCGCTGCCTCAACGACCTCACCGCGGCCTGCGCCGCTGTCGCCGTCTCCGTCGACTACCGCCTCGCCCCGGAGCACCCACTCCCCGCCGCGTACGAGGACTCCCTCGCGGCCCTCAAGTGGGTGCTCTCCACCGCCGATCCGTGGCTCGCCGAGAGAGCCGATCTCTCCCGCATTTTCCTCGCGGGAGACAGCGCCGGCGGCAACATCTGCCACCACCTGGCCATGCACCACGACTTGAGGGACGCCGCAGGAAGGCTCAAAGGCATCGTCCTGATCCACCCGTGGTTCTGGGGCAAGGAGCCCATCGGCGAAGAGCCCCGGCCGGGGCGCGCGGAGGGCGTGGAGCAGAAGGGCCTGTGGGAGTTCGTGTGCCCCGACGCAGCGGACGGCGCAGACGATCCCCGGATGAACCCGACCGCGGAGGGCGCGCCGGGGCTGGAGAACCTGGCGTGCGAGAAGGTCATGGTGTGCGTCGCCGAGGGGGATTTCTTGCGTTGGCGAGGCAGGGCGTACGCGGATGCGGCGGCCCGGGCGAGGGGccccgagccggcggtggagctGTTCGAGTCGGACGGGGTCGGGCACGTGTTCTACCTGTGGGAGCCTGCAACGGAGAAGGCCAGGGAGCTGCTCGAGAGGATCGTCGCGTTCGTCAGAGCGGAGTGA